Proteins encoded together in one Oncorhynchus mykiss isolate Arlee chromosome 7, USDA_OmykA_1.1, whole genome shotgun sequence window:
- the zc3h13 gene encoding zinc finger CCCH domain-containing protein 13 isoform X2, with protein MSKIRRRVTVENSKTISDSSSSQTTTTPSRRPSVFERLGPSTGSNAVEVCTSTPASNPLTDTTHACPEKTNCRNWLKTGNCSYGNTCRYTHGTQPRGKGFSGSFSRSAERPTGDLRERMKNKRQDVESDATKRDPEEPTSPTARQRDSSRGRHREKEDIKITKERSPASEEETTEWEANREDSDNGDYDYELSLEMKRQKIQRELMKLEQENMEKREEIVIKKEEPTTKTRTTIISKTSPERSSSRGSPSSRKSSGSPKHTKGPKASGSRKKEKKTSVSSSASATARSSKGGHGKKKGPRTPSPPPPVLPLVNPVMAAGGKKHKGKHKNKEKCEEKPPKEGKERGRDVEKHKEKKEKRRDRSDSSHKAKRSVMSEERSGSVSSLSRDREASPSARKNKSTSPKVASQKTLAPASPPHRSPPPRHKRTPTPPRHHSPSSHSGSSAQRHSSSPRRRRSASPTYNREPPAASSPPGQRCSSRSPAASRDTSSPQRRTSPGGRNHSRGRERGRSERGRSPPAQEHRHERRDESRGKREKDGSREDRDYEAAETSSSRDAAREDRETKEGRDRRGDGRSDRRGDSTSTSRDPTRDRDRDTKDSTREPRTTETTSTRSGRDPLEYRDREREREREKEKERERERGEREKTDRKEEAVPEEGRGYGRGHGREEGGRTEGKGETRTESRAERPGRGRGREADASDKVSSGSTRNARGSQQESGGHDGWESRSGGGFREKSAERSTDRGAERGGAERGGGAERGGVDRGGAERDRYDGDRRGGEQATGRDSSYDRRGGHTDRGDRRENREREQRASSPGRHPARGEEPDREETRGRDERRGEEKGGDRREDRAREREREREREREKEREREKEKEREAERERVREREREREREREKEREREKEKEREKEREREREREEREREREERDRERKEREREREREREREREQRERERQREWEEREKGRDERRERTRDEPRDDRSVRDSHEDRKTSRKRHRVETTPSPTRPSPKRARDATPGDGEEYNSPEEKSERLIGGGQPKVRPTSGSGPITILPVTVPVCPPPPVLDSVCSGVEKHRLLSQVVLPPQDPLLRSPPSTSVAEDAKPSRWKDEERRGGGDKREGRSRRNEEADARGDRGGAGRGGERRGEHPSDSSTPVSASGSDSRRGKERDGREPTPPPPPVALVTEDRDTPVPSGHEEGKKKTKSQKKGLKKGRKEEAVAGGVSGAPERFTNPEPPSSMALSDAPPPPLLSPRKAPKKKALDKKRKRSRGAESDASEEEPGSSHLPPGKRNKRGPRTPPPAPKEALLSQRAMPHSVAEPLPQPVKMDANFSDWSDEDVLERGGGSAPVKAPPTVPTERTPTEALPRRGGPRGGKERLERPVPLPIAPLLSQDPPMLLQTLPPQPLMSQPLLRKPPPEQKRSSSMGSNQSRASSRRLRSPSNESAHREDPQQGQGPGRPRRGHQLQGANSRDRERERERERERERERDRERERERGERERGPVLTEPPVVRGEERKSRIDQLRRGEPSRSTSSDRQDSRSHSSRRSSPESERQVQSRAGSYDGREREREREREREQFERERERKDLRQQQGPPGPLPPLQQQGQQRDWEPEGPREWGGRGREPLLMRGGNREQMRERDLRDMRGERERLLPEGLLQQHERERERERGGNRGIGRGGDHGNDRERERMLLMDLPPHGDPKNRMDMRGDRPDMRGDRPDMRGDRPDMRGDRPDLRGDMRGDMRPDMRGDIRGDMRGDMRGDIRGDMRPDMRGDIRGDMRPDMRGDMRPDIRGDIRGDMRPDMRGDMRPDIRGDIRGDMRPDMRGDIRGDMRPDMRGDMRPDIRGDIRGDMRGDIRGDMRPDIRGDIRGDMRPDIRGDIRGDMRPDIRGDIRGDMRGGPDIRPDIRPDHMRPDIRGPDRAEFSLLLPHEALGHGGMDQDKAGNSHHPVGGQIQEAEKQDSIDDEDDAKADDAVSVVSGGEEYEPISDDELDEILADSAQKREDGQEEEKTPGPLDVIDVDWSSLMPKQKQEPRAAGAALLRFTPGAVLLRAGVSKRLAGPELLERVREVCKKELDDPKDADKLFEHDLGALNKAALNRKIERAGLLRNLGPCCKALCARRDMAIRRQLLKNEKGLAKQMYPSVPVVDSELFQLSMRLFKKTVAAARSNQPPLGPPAGPEKADKGPPGLVPATSPVAKPSTPQPPEMCIS; from the exons ATGTCCAAGATAAGGCGGAGGGTAACAGTGGAGAATTCTAAAACCATATCTGACAGCAGCAGTAGCCAGACCACCACCACCCCGTCTCGCCGGCCCAGCGTGTTTGAAAGACTTGGCCCCAGCACTGGTAGTAATGCTGTCGAGGTGTGTACCTCTACACCTGCATCTAACCCACTGACAGATACAACACATGCATGTCCAGAGAAG ACTAATTGTAGAAATTGGTTGAAGACTGGGAATTGCAGTTACGGCAATACTTGTCGCTACACACATGGAACTCAGCCACGAGGCAAAGGATTTAGTGGATCTTTTAGCAG GTCAGCGGAGAGACCAACTGGCGATCTGCGAGAGAGGATGAAGAATAAGAGGCAGGATGTTGAATCAGATGCTACAAAGAGAGACCCAGAGGAGCCTACGTCCCCCACAGCCAGA CAGCGAGACTCGTCCCGAGGCCGCCACAGGGAGAAGGAAGATATAAAAATCACTAAAGAGAGAAGCCCTGCCAGCGAAGAAGAGACCACCGAGTGGGAAGCCAACCGCGAAG ACTCGGATAACGGTGACTACGACTACGAATTATCCCTAGAGATGAAGAGACAGAAGATCCAGCGGGAGCTCATGAAGTTGGAGCAGGAGAAtatggagaaaagagaggagattGTTATCAAGAAAGAG GAGCCGACCACCAAAACTAGGACCACTATCATATCCAAG ACATCCCCGGAACGTTCCAGCTCTAGAGGTTCCCCCTCCTCCAGGAAGTCCAGTGGATCCCCCAAACACACTAAAGGACCTAAAGCTTCCGGTTCtaggaagaaggagaagaagaccTCTGTGTCGTCCTCTGCATCCGCCACGGCCAGATCTTCCAAGGGGGGCCACGGGAAGAAGAAAGGTCCCCGCACCCCCAGCCCCCCTCCTCCGGTGCTTCCGCTGGTGAACCCTGTCATGGCAGCCGGGGGGAAGAAGCACAAGGGGAAGCACAAGAACAAGGAGAAGTGTGAGGAGAAGCCGCCcaaggagggaaaggagagagggagagatgtggagaaacacaaggagaagaaggagaaacgCAG AGACCGGTCAGACAGCTCCCACAAGGCCAAGCGGTCTGTGATGTCTGAGGAACGTTCCGGCAGCGTGTCCTCTCTTTCCAGAGACCGAGAGGCGTCCCCGTCAGCCAGGAAGAACAAGTCCACCTCCCCAAAAGTAGCCTCCCAGAAGACCCTTGCGCCTGCCTCCCCACCTCACAG GTCTCCCCCTCCCCGCCACAAGCGCACCCCCACCCCGCCCCGCCACCActccccctcctcccactctGGCTCCTCAGCCCAGAGACACTCTTCTTCCCCTCGCCGGCGCCGCTCGGCATCCCCCACCTACAACCGCGAGCCCCCAGCCGCCTCCTCACCTCCTGGCCAGAGGTGTTCCTCCCGCTCCCCTGCAGCCTCCCGGgacacctcctctcctcagaGGAGGACTAGCCCCGGAGGACGAAACCACTCTCGGGGGCGTGAGAGAGGACgcagtgagagggggaggagccCACCTGCCCAGGAGCACCGACACGAGCGTCGAGACG AGAGCCGCGGGAAGCGAGAGAAAGACGGTAGCCGTGAGGACCGGGACTACGAGGCGGCAGAGACGAGCTCTTCTCGTGATGCCGCCCGTGAGGACCGGGAGACAAAAGAGGGGCGAGACCGCCGGGGTGACGGGCGCAGCGACCGACGAGGAGACTCCACCAGTACCTCCAGGGACCCCACCAGGGATAGAGACCGGGACACCAAGGACTCGACCCGGGAACCCAGAACCACAGAGACCACGTCAACACGCTCCGGACGAGACCCTCTGGAGTACAGGGACCGAGAacgggagagggagcgagaaaaggagaaagagagggagcgggagagaggagagagggagaagacggACAGGAAGGAGGAGGCTGTCCCGGAGGAGGGGAGGGGCTATGGGAGGGGCCACGGgcgagaggaaggagggaggactgAAGGGAAGGGGGAGACGAGGACAGAGAGTAGAGCTGAGAGACCTGGCAGGGGTAGGGGCCGCGAGGCTGACGCATCTGACAAAG TTTCCTCAGGCTCCACCCGGAACGCCCGAGGCTCCCAGCAGGAGAGCGGTGGTCATGACGGCTGGGAGTCACGTAGCGGCGGAGGCTTCCGTGAGAAGAGTGCGGAGAGGAGCACCGACCGCGGGGCGGAGAGAGGAGgcgcagagagaggaggaggcgcCGAAAGAGGAGGTGTCGACAGAGGAGGAGCGGAGCGTGACCGTTATGacggagacaggagaggaggggagcaggcgaCTGGGAGAGACTCATCCTACGACCGTAGAGGTGGTCACACCGACCGTGGTGACcgcagagagaacagggagagag AGCAAAGAGCTTCCTCTCCTGGTCGGCACCCAGCCAGAGGAGAAGAGCCGGACAGGGAGGAGACCAGAGGGAGGGATGAACgcagaggagaggaaaaaggagggGACAGGCGAGAGGACAGGGcccgagagagggagcgagagagggaacgggaaagagagaaggagagagaaagagagaaggagaaggagagggaggcagagcgggagagggttcgggagagggagcgagaacgggagcgagagagggaaaaggaaagggagagggaaaaggagaaagagagggaaaaggagcgagagagggaacgggagagggaagagagggagcgggagagggaggagcgagatagggagaggaaggagagagagcgggagagggaacgagagcgggagagggagcgagagcaaagagagagggagaggcagcggGAATGGGAGGAGCGTGAGAAAGGAAGGGATGAGCGACGGGAACGGACTAGGGATGAACCAAGGGACGACCGCTCTGTCCGAGACTCGCATGAAGACCGCAAGACCAG CCGGAAGAGGCACAGGGTAGAGACCACACCCAGCCCGACTCGCCCCTCTCCCAAGCGAGCAAGGGACGCCACCCCAGGAGACGGCGAGGAATACAACAGCCCTGAGGAGAAAAGTGAGCGTTTGATTGGTGGAGGTCAGCCCAAGGTCCGCCCCACCTCTGGCTCTGGCCCAATCACCATCCTCCCCGTCACAGTACCAGtgtgtcctcctcctccagtgcTTGACA GTGTGTGTTCAGGTGTTGAGAAACACCGGCTGTTGAGTCAGGTGGTACTCCCGCCCCAGGACCCCCTCCTGCGTTCCCCCCCCAGCACCTCTGTAGCGGAGGACGCCAAGCCCAGCCGCTGGAAGGACGAGGAGCGCCGTGGAGGCGGGgacaagagggaggggaggagccGCCGGAACGAGGAGGCCGACGCCCgcggagacagaggaggagcaggcagaggaggagagagacggggggagcaCCCCTCAGATAGCAGTACCCCTGTCTCGGCCTCCGGCTCGGACTCTAggaggggtaaagagagggaCGGTCGGGAGCCCACCCCTCCCCCGCCTCCCGTGGCCCTGGTCACTGAGGACAGAGATACTCCAGTCCCGTCAGGTCATGAGGAGGGCAAGAAGAAGACTAAGTCCCAGAAGAAAGGCCTGAagaaggggaggaaggaggaggctgTGGCAGGAGGTGTTTCAGGAGCTCCAGAGAGGTTCACCAACCCAGAGCCCCCCTCCTCCATGGCCCTCTCGGacgcccccccaccccctctcctctccccccgcaAAGCGCCTAAGAAGAAGGCGCTGGACAAGAAGAGGAAACGATCCCGTGGCGCTGAGTCGGATGCGTCGGAGGAGGAACCAGGCTCCTCCCATCTTCCCCCGGGCAAGAGGAACAAGAGGGGTCCCCGGACGCCCCCGCCCGCGCCAAAGGAGGCTCTGCTATCCCAGAGGGCCATGCCACATTCAGTTGCAGAGCCCTTGCCACAGCCCGTCAAAATGGACGCCAACTTCAGCGACTGGTCTGACGAGGATGTGCTGGAGCGCGGTGGTGGATCGGCGCCCGTTAAGGCACCCCCCACAGTCCCCACTGAGAGGACTCCGACCGAAGCTCTTCCCAGGAGAGGAGGTCCGAGGGGGGGcaaggagaggttggagaggccTGTTCCCCTGCCCATCGCCCCTCTGCTGTCCCAGGACCCTCCCATGTTACTCCAGACCCTGCCTCCCCAGCCCCTCATGTCCCAGCCCCTGCTGAGGAAGCCTCCTCCGGAGCAGAAGAGGAGCAGCAGTATGGGAAGCAACCAGAGCAGGGCCTCATCCAGACGTCTCCGTTCTCCCTCCAACGAGTCAGCCCACAGAGAGGACCCTCAGCAGGGCCAAGGACCAGGGCGACCCAGGAGAGGACACCAGCTCCAGGGGGCCAACTCCCGAGACCGGGAACGAGAAAGGGAACGAGAAAGGGAGCGAGAAAGGGAgcgagacagggaaagagagagggagcgtggtgagagagagagggggccagtGCTCACAGAGCCTCCagtggtgaggggagaggagcggAAGTCACGCATCGaccagctgaggagaggagagcccaGTCGCAGCACCTCCTCAG ACCGGCAGGACTCTCGCAGCCACAGCTCCAGACGTAGCTCTCCTGAGTCAGAGCGGCAGGTGCAGTCGCGGGCCGGGTCCTACGACGGCAGAGagcgtgagagggagagagagagggagcgggaacAGTTTGAGAGGGAGCGTGAGCGCAAGGACCTCCGACAGCAACAGGGGCCTCCGGGGCCACTACCTCCTCTCCAGCAGCAGGGGCAGCAGAGAGACTGGGAGCCCGAGGGGCCACGGGAGTGGGGTGGGAGAGGCCGTGAACCCCTCCTCATGCGTGGAGGCAACAGAGAGCAAATGAGAGAGCGTGATCTCCGTGACATGCGGGGTGAGAGAGAGCGGCTTCTGCCCGAGGGTCTCCTGCAGCAGCACGAACGAGAGCGGGAAAGGGAGCGTGGTGGCAACAGGGGCATTGGCCGCGGTGGTGACCATGGCAACGACCGGGAGCGGGAGAGGATGCTGCTGATGGACCTGCCGCCACATGGGGACCCCAAGAACAGGATGGACATgaggggagacagaccagatatgaggggagacagaccagatatgaggggagacagaccagatatGAGGGGAGACAGACCCGATTTAAGAGGGGACATGCGAGGAGATATGAGACCTGATATGAGGGGAGACATTCGAGGGGATATGAGAGGAGACATGAGAGGAGACATTCGAGGAGATATGAGACCTGATATGAGGGGAGACATTCGAGGGGACATGAGACCTGATATGAGGGGAGACATGAGACCTGATATTAGGGGAGACATTCGAGGGGATATGAGACCTGATATGAGGGGAGACATGAGACCCGATATTAGGGGAGATATTCGAGGGGATATGAGACCCGATATGAGGGGAGACATTCGAGGGGACATGAGACCTGATATGAGGGGAGACATGAGACCTGATATTAGGGGAGACATTCGAGGGGATATGAGGGGAGACATTCGAGGGGACATGAGACCTGATATTAGGGGAGACATTCGAGGGGACATGAGACCTGATATTAGGGGAGACATCCGAGGTGATATGAGACCTGATATTAGGGGAGACATTCGAGGGGATATGAGAGGGGGGCCAGATATCAGACCGGACATAAGGCCAGATCACATGAGACCAGATATCAGGGGGCCGGACAGGGCTGagttctctctcctgctcccccACGAAGCCTTGGGACACGGCGGCATGGACCAGGACAAAGCAGGCAACAGCCATCACCCTGTGGGAGGACAGATACAGGAAGCAGAGAAACAGGACAGCATTGACG ACGAAGATGACGCGAAGGCGGATGACGCTGTGTCGGTGGTGTCTGGCGGGGAGGAGTACGAGCCAATCAGTGATGACGAGTTGGATGAGATCTTGGCGGACAGCGCCCAGAAGAGAGAGGATGGGCAGGAAGAAGAGAAGACGCCAG GTCCCCTGGATGTGATTGATGTGGACTGGTCCAGCCTGATGCCCAAGCAGAAGCAGGAGCCCCGGGCGGCAGGGGCAGCTCTGCTCCGGTTCACCCCAGGGGCAGTGCTCCTCAGGGCGGGCGTCTCCAAGCGGCTGGCTGGGCCCGAGCTCCTGGAGAGAGTCAGGGAGGTCTGCAAAAAGGAGCTGGACGACCCTAAAG ATGCTGACAAGCTGTTTGAGCACGACCTGGGtgctctgaacaaggcagctcTGAACAGGAAGATAGAGAGGGCAGGTCTGCTGAGGAACCTGGGCCCCTGCTGTAAGGCCCTCTGTGCCCGCAGGGACATGGCCATCAGACGGCAGCTCCTCAAGAACGAAAAG ggcCTGGCCAAGCAGATGTACCCCAGTGTTCCTGTGGTGGACAGTGAGCTCTTCCAACTCAGCATGCGTCTCTTCAAGAAGACTGTAGCCGCCGCCAGAAGCAACCAGCCCCCGTTGGGGCCCCCAGCAGGCCCAGAGAAGGCCGACAAGGGGCCACCGGGGCTGGTACCGGCAACTTCACCGGTAGCCAAGCCCAGTACACCACAGCCCCCCGAGATGTGTATCTCCTGA